CAACCATAAATAAAAGCTTAAATTATGAATACTGGCAATCTGTGCGGCCAAAATTTCTTTGGCTATGGTCAGGTGGCGCAAATAGGCCTTGGAATAAAATGAACTCACATAAGAATTGATGTGGGGATCGATGGGACTGAAGTCATCTTTCCACTTCTCATTACGGATGTTGATGATGCCTTCCGAGGTAAATAACATCCCGTTCCTGGCATTACGGGTAGGCATTACACAGTCAAACATATCCACACCCAATGCTATTCCCTCCAAAATATTGGCAGGAGTTCCCACGCCCATAAGATACCTTGGCTTGTCTTTGGGCAGGATATCGGTCACCATATCGGTCATGGCATACATTTCCTCTACCGGCTCCCCTACTGATAAGCCGCCAATGGCATTTCCCTCCCGTTCACAGGAAGCGATAAACTCGGCGGATTGTTTTCTGAGTTCAGGGAATACAGATCCCTGTACAATAGGGAAAAGCGTCTGGCTATACCCATACTTTCCTTCTGTACTGTCAAATCTGTCGATGCAGCGCTTCAACCATCGATGGGTGAGCTCCATGGATTTTCTGGCATAAGCAAAATCACAGGGATAAGGAGGGCACTCATCAAAGGCCATGATAATGTCCGCGCCGATGATGCGCTGAATGTCCATGACCCGCTCTGGACTGAACAAATGTTTGGAACCATCAATATGGGACTTGAACACCGCCCCTTCTTCGGTCAGTTTACGGTTTTCGGCCAGGGAAAAAACCTGATACCCCCCACTGTCTGTAAGAATAGGCTTGGACCATCCATTGAATTTATGTAACCCCCCGGCTTTTTCCAGAATATCCAAACCAGGCCTCAGATACAAATGGTAGGTATTTCCTAAAATGATCTGGGCTTTGACATCATACATCAACTCTCGCTGATGGACGGCCTTGACCGAACCTGCAGTTCCCACAGGCATAAAAATAGGAGTTTGGATATCCCCATGATCGGTTTTGATCATCCCTGCCCTGGCTTTACTCTTACTGTCTGTATGCTCTAATTTAAATTTCATCCTAATAAATTGATCATTAAGTCCTTTTCCCAGCTCCTTAAAGATTGATACCTGATTGAGGACACAAAAATATAAGCTTATTCTTAATCCATGCTCAATTTGATTTTATATTTGCCCCGCTAAAGGTATGGGAATGCTTACAAACATTGTATCGGTAATATTTTTGATTGCGGTTGGCGTGCAGATTTTTTACATATTGATCATTTTTGGTCGTATGTCTTTCTTTTACAAAAAGAAAATCAAAGATCCCCTTTCCAATCCGGAAGGGGTAACGGTCATCGTCGCCGCCCACAATGAGAAGGAGAATTTAAAAAAATTGATCCCGGCTGT
This Cecembia calidifontis DNA region includes the following protein-coding sequences:
- the tgt gene encoding tRNA guanosine(34) transglycosylase Tgt — protein: MKFKLEHTDSKSKARAGMIKTDHGDIQTPIFMPVGTAGSVKAVHQRELMYDVKAQIILGNTYHLYLRPGLDILEKAGGLHKFNGWSKPILTDSGGYQVFSLAENRKLTEEGAVFKSHIDGSKHLFSPERVMDIQRIIGADIIMAFDECPPYPCDFAYARKSMELTHRWLKRCIDRFDSTEGKYGYSQTLFPIVQGSVFPELRKQSAEFIASCEREGNAIGGLSVGEPVEEMYAMTDMVTDILPKDKPRYLMGVGTPANILEGIALGVDMFDCVMPTRNARNGMLFTSEGIINIRNEKWKDDFSPIDPHINSYVSSFYSKAYLRHLTIAKEILAAQIASIHNLSFYLWLVGQAREHIIAGDFAVWKNQMVEKVSRRL